From one bacterium genomic stretch:
- a CDS encoding diguanylate cyclase yields the protein MVKKIDKLVRVTFLIRLIVSIFIILVIQLPHVEEINQNVVYIIVGIGLFLSLIYELLLRNKEDFPYLIHIIAGLDVGLIGFLVNFTGGIQSNFYLLYLMPLILASLALDTQSCVFFGILVSTAYLFNILFDIENIDVRTYQYLFATRLPLFWAIAILGSILSRYTKKLAEQSVEKDKIVDKLREEMNKMSVFYGTTSKLFSSLIDLENIMRFVVERFPIIANMERCTVMLIDEHSGDLLGRTSNRIPVGELKWFMIKKEEPLYDWLVRDNKPVMITDPNPSKFRGPAEDFAERYKIKTMITLPLMGNEKCFGAIHIDNVVDDSPIYITDEGLNELQKLVKLVAIAIENVKSHKVAAEQRELMKKDEEALREKMMQLSTLFDFSSELAISHKLEDVLLAIEKKMLCNFVGAKSYRLILIDKEKGDGLKTLIFNNCDETIEDRDKEILNEVIKSGDSFMAMDIHKEEITNSEGTNILLCVPLKKQNETIALLEIKKLEQGITINLTKYVILLIAANVMAISISNAQLYEKISYLSIIDGLTNLYNYSYFQDRISEEILRAQRHSLPLSLLMLDIDHFKSMNTIYGHQVGNRILVEISNIVKTDARKIDIAVRYGGDEIILILTNTDKEKAEMVAKRLCNLISSHKFPIGSAALPVTVSIGVITCPEDGTKEDELIVKIENIMQKAKKQGGNQVQVYKEVA from the coding sequence ATGGTGAAAAAGATAGATAAATTAGTTCGGGTTACCTTTCTAATACGACTAATCGTCAGTATCTTCATCATTTTGGTCATTCAATTACCTCATGTAGAGGAGATTAACCAAAATGTAGTTTATATCATTGTGGGAATAGGGCTTTTTCTTAGCCTGATATACGAGTTATTGTTGAGGAATAAAGAAGATTTCCCTTATCTAATACATATTATCGCCGGATTAGATGTGGGATTAATTGGGTTTCTTGTAAATTTCACAGGTGGGATTCAAAGTAATTTCTACTTGTTGTATCTTATGCCTTTAATTTTAGCCTCACTTGCTCTTGATACCCAATCTTGTGTCTTTTTCGGTATATTAGTAAGTACCGCCTATCTTTTTAATATACTTTTTGATATAGAAAATATTGATGTGCGAACCTATCAATATTTATTTGCAACAAGACTACCATTATTCTGGGCAATAGCTATTTTGGGCTCTATTTTATCTCGTTACACAAAGAAATTAGCCGAACAAAGCGTTGAAAAAGACAAAATAGTTGACAAACTTCGTGAAGAAATGAATAAAATGTCAGTATTTTATGGAACGACAAGTAAATTATTCTCTTCTTTGATAGATCTGGAAAATATCATGCGATTTGTTGTTGAACGATTTCCTATCATTGCTAATATGGAGCGCTGTACGGTTATGCTTATTGATGAGCATAGTGGCGATTTACTCGGTCGCACCTCTAACCGCATACCTGTTGGAGAACTAAAATGGTTTATGATAAAAAAAGAAGAGCCATTATATGATTGGCTCGTGAGAGACAATAAGCCGGTGATGATTACAGACCCTAACCCAAGTAAGTTTAGAGGACCGGCTGAGGATTTTGCTGAACGATATAAAATTAAAACAATGATTACTCTACCCTTGATGGGTAATGAAAAATGCTTTGGAGCGATTCATATCGATAATGTAGTTGATGACTCACCAATTTATATTACTGATGAAGGATTAAACGAACTACAAAAACTTGTTAAATTGGTCGCCATAGCCATTGAAAATGTTAAATCTCATAAAGTTGCCGCAGAACAGAGGGAATTAATGAAAAAAGACGAAGAAGCCCTGCGAGAAAAGATGATGCAATTATCAACCTTATTTGATTTTAGTTCTGAGTTAGCCATATCCCATAAATTAGAAGATGTCTTATTGGCAATTGAAAAGAAAATGCTCTGTAACTTTGTTGGAGCAAAAAGTTACAGACTCATACTCATAGATAAGGAAAAAGGAGATGGGTTAAAAACACTTATCTTCAACAACTGTGATGAGACAATTGAAGACAGAGATAAGGAAATCCTCAATGAGGTCATAAAAAGTGGTGACTCTTTCATGGCAATGGATATTCATAAAGAAGAGATTACTAATAGTGAAGGGACTAACATACTTCTTTGTGTCCCGTTAAAAAAACAAAATGAAACAATTGCGTTACTTGAGATAAAAAAATTAGAGCAAGGTATAACTATAAATCTAACTAAATATGTTATCCTTCTGATTGCGGCTAATGTGATGGCTATCTCTATTTCTAATGCCCAGTTGTATGAGAAAATCTCTTATTTGTCAATAATCGATGGTTTGACCAATCTCTATAATTACAGTTATTTCCAGGACCGCATCAGTGAGGAGATTTTGCGAGCACAAAGGCATAGTCTCCCACTTTCGTTATTAATGCTTGATATTGACCACTTTAAATCTATGAATACTATCTATGGGCATCAGGTTGGAAATCGAATACTGGTTGAGATTTCCAATATTGTCAAAACAGATGCACGAAAAATAGATATAGCCGTCCGCTATGGCGGCGATGAAATTATTCTGATATTGACTAATACAGATAAAGAAAAGGCAGAGATGGTCGCAAAACGATTGTGTAACCTTATCAGTTCGCATAAGTTTCCTATTGGCAGTGCCGCTTTACCTGTAACGGTAAGTATTGGCGTCATTACCTGCCCGGAGGATGGAACTAAAGAGGATGAATTAATTGTTAAAATAGAAAATATAATGCAAAAGGCAAAAAAGCAAGGAGGAAATCAGGTTCAAGTCTACAAAGAAGTAGCCTGA
- the pilM gene encoding pilus assembly protein PilM gives MISIGLTVSKDKINIAQVKGTYRKLSSIKTQEIPTGIGEGEVALYIKRFFKKNNIKTKYICLGLPRRQILVNIIELPPIKKDLISQALKYEVEEHIPYPIEEVYYDYQIIGQFEKKTNILLVAVRKEVVDPYLQLLSQIELKPLFVDVDSFSIINLCLELFSNEFKHNTTLLISSETDCSEISLLKNEKLEFTKSLPFLTDDTVFLEEIKKIIDYFQTSSEGFKIDKIILTKGISNGIAQNLKQELGISTIVIDPLASLTSEGGDLSTISSAWRGIKEGKLSIDLSPMKEIRAKELRKTNYIKTGILVTLIFILLNGIFHLNLISREGKLETIDGIISKNQSLLSEIVEIQEEFQLFQGAKEDKIEYLDLLLELSNILPSNAWIKNVTFEKDQLKELSGTTLGSASVLLPILEASPYLKNVEFTGSIVKHRLENQELEEFSLKANLVSGKE, from the coding sequence ATGATAAGTATAGGACTCACAGTCAGTAAAGATAAAATTAATATTGCTCAGGTAAAAGGAACTTATCGAAAATTAAGTTCAATTAAAACTCAAGAGATACCAACAGGTATTGGAGAAGGAGAAGTTGCTTTATATATAAAGCGATTCTTCAAGAAGAATAATATTAAAACAAAATATATCTGTTTGGGGCTTCCGAGAAGACAGATTTTAGTAAATATCATTGAATTACCCCCGATAAAAAAAGATTTAATCAGTCAGGCTCTAAAATATGAAGTTGAAGAACATATTCCATATCCTATTGAAGAGGTATATTACGATTATCAGATTATAGGACAATTTGAGAAGAAAACTAATATTCTGTTAGTGGCGGTTAGAAAAGAAGTAGTTGACCCTTACTTACAACTTTTATCTCAAATCGAACTTAAGCCACTTTTTGTCGATGTAGATTCTTTTAGCATAATTAACCTGTGCCTTGAACTATTTTCTAATGAATTTAAACACAACACTACTTTGCTAATAAGTAGTGAAACTGATTGTAGTGAAATAAGTCTTTTAAAAAACGAGAAACTGGAGTTCACCAAAAGTCTTCCTTTCTTAACAGATGACACAGTTTTTTTAGAAGAGATAAAGAAAATTATTGATTACTTTCAAACCTCATCAGAGGGATTCAAAATTGATAAGATAATTCTCACTAAAGGAATATCAAATGGTATAGCCCAAAATTTAAAACAAGAATTAGGTATTTCAACAATAGTTATTGACCCACTTGCGTCTTTGACCTCAGAGGGAGGAGATTTATCTACAATTAGCTCGGCATGGCGAGGGATAAAAGAGGGGAAATTAAGCATTGACCTATCCCCAATGAAGGAGATTAGAGCAAAAGAACTACGAAAAACCAATTATATAAAGACAGGAATTTTAGTCACTCTAATCTTTATTTTATTAAATGGTATTTTTCATTTGAATCTGATAAGTAGAGAGGGGAAATTAGAAACCATAGATGGAATTATCTCAAAAAATCAATCTCTCCTGAGTGAAATAGTGGAGATTCAAGAAGAATTTCAATTATTTCAGGGTGCAAAGGAAGATAAAATAGAATACCTGGATTTACTCCTTGAATTGTCCAATATTTTACCTTCTAATGCCTGGATAAAGAATGTTACCTTTGAAAAAGACCAATTAAAGGAATTAAGCGGAACGACATTGGGTTCGGCATCTGTATTATTACCTATTTTAGAGGCATCACCTTATCTGAAAAATGTAGAATTTACCGGCAGTATTGTTAAACACAGGCTTGAAAATCAGGAGCTCGAAGAATTCAGTCTTAAAGCAAATCTGGTAAGTGGTAAAGAATAA
- a CDS encoding gliding motility-associated C-terminal domain-containing protein has product MLHHLNAYKIYNIAGEEVFEKEEITDGWDWGCINKDNKRVSSGIYIYILSDGKTTKTGKLGIIK; this is encoded by the coding sequence TTGTTACACCACCTGAACGCTTACAAAATTTATAACATTGCTGGAGAAGAGGTGTTTGAGAAAGAGGAGATTACTGATGGCTGGGACTGGGGTTGTATCAACAAAGATAACAAAAGGGTCTCATCCGGGATTTACATTTATATTTTATCGGATGGCAAGACGACAAAGACAGGTAAATTAGGGATAATAAAATAA